The sequence tCACCACCACTCACTTCCTTTAGGGTTTATGCTCCAAAATGTCCTCATCTTGGACTCTTGAATCCGACCTAGAAGATCTCGACCTCGACCTCCAAGATTACAAACCATCCGTACCTTTAAAAAAAGTCCCAAACGGCGACGTTTTCGAAGCTTCACGCGCCGGTGACGTCGACAGGCTCCGGTACCTTCTTGAAACCGGAGTCAACGTCAACGCACGTGACCGTTGGGACTCTGTTGCTCTCTATTACGCTTGTCTCGCTGGTCACATAGATGCTGCTCGATTGCTTCTAGAGAACGGTGCGATTTGCTCTGAACATACGTTTGACGGTGATCGTTGTCACTACGCTTCTCTCAATTTGAGGATTCGGAAGCTTCTTAAGGCCTTTGAAGCTCGTCCTCCTCCGCTTGGTCCTTTGCAAGCTTCACTTAGGGAAACGTTTTTGGGATGTTGTCATAATCGAGATTATCTGAAACAAGCTTCAAATGCTGATCTTGATGTTTCTGGTATGCTTCCAAAATGCTCAATCAATTCTCAATTTTGAGGCTGTCGACTTAATTTGGGGGTTGCTCTCGTTCTTTACAATGACACTCACTGTCCAATTTATATGAAAGTTTAGTTCTTTGAATCCAATTTATATGAAAGTTGAGTTTTTTGAATCCAATTTATATGAAAGTTGAGTTCTTTGAATCCAGTTTTTATGAAAAAGTTAGATTCTTGAACTGTTTCTGTATGTGGAGATGTGTACTGAGATGATGTTTTTGGGTTTACCATTTCTTTCAAtatccaatttttaaaaagttgaagtCTTTGAATCAAAATGTTAGGAAATTTGCGTGCTTGAATCGGTTTCAATGTGTACTGAAATAGTTTGGCGTTTTACAAATTTCACTCTTAATCGAGTTTGTTTTAGGAATGTTGAGTTCTTGAATCATTCTTGTGTACGTCTGTTGATGTGGTCTAGAGACTGAATAAATTGCAATCTTAGTTTCAGGAGATTCTCCGAGTGAGTTTGGTAGTTCCAATTACTTCCCACCGGATGTGATGTTCTTTGTGCAAGGTAGACCAATAGAAGCTCACAGGGTTATCTTAAGTGCACGATCTCCATATTTCAAGCAAAAGTTTGAGAATGAATGGAAAGACCGGAGAGAAGTTCGATTCTCAAAAGAGAAGCTTTCGTATCCTGCTCTTTGTAGCCTCATCCACTTCTTTTACTCAGATAGGCTGGAGATATCGGTTGATGATATGGAAGATCTTGTGAGGATCTGCAAAGTTTGTAAATGTGAATCATTGCAGAAAATTATTGAGAAGGAACTGAATCACCAGAGATATGCTGAGTACAAGACGCATAGAGATCTTGATAACTCCATGAAACGGTTCATCTTACAGGGCATATCTCTTCCAGTGGAAGACAGGCTTCCTGCTTCTTTGCATAGGATTCTTCGAGTTTCCCTTGCGAAATCGTTTGCTGGTGATGCAATTGATTCATCTGTTGGGGATACGAGGGTTGGTGATTCTGTGGATAGTCTTGCTGATGTTTGTGTTAAAGTGGATAAAAGAACTTTCTATTGCCATCAAGTTATTCTAGCTTCGAGATCAGAGTACTTCAGAGCACGATTATCCCGAGTGAATGATTTCCATGAGGGAACTAATGGCTTGCCAGGTGATAATACTCTTCCATTTCTTGAAGAACATGATTTGAGCGCAGAGGCTTTTGAGAAGATGATTGAGTATATGTAAGCGTTTGTGATTGTAAAAGCCGTGTTGAGAAAAATAATTGTTGGTATGGTAAGCTAACTCTATGAGGCATTATCAGGTACACTGATGGCTTGAAGGAGATCAGTCCGAATCAGGTAAGAACTTGTTTGCcatttagaaatatttatatctttCAGACTTTCACCTTCTGAtaatttgtatcattttgtAGGCTGAGGAGATCTTTGATGTTGCATCTCGCTATTTGTTGTTTCCTCTTAAACGTGCTGTGGCTGACGCCTTGTTACCTCACTTGGAAACTGCCACACCTGCAGAACTCTGTCAGTGGCTGGTTTTGTCAGATATGTATGATTCTTCGTAGCTAAATCGCTTTTCTAATTGCTTGCTAACTTTGGTGCATTTGATAGTCGAGTACAGAAGTTACTACATATAATTTTTGGTGTCTATAGGTCTAGAATTTCTTGACTATGGTACAGAAGCTCGTTGGGTGACTTTAATTCTAGTGGATTTGAGAATGCAGTGCTAAAACGTTTCTGTTAATAACACATTGTGGGATGATTATGAGCTGACAAGTTTAGTTTTGAACTTGAATGGCATAGGTACGGTGTATTGAAGATAAGAGAGTACTGCCTAGACTTGGTTGCTTGTAATTTCGAGGCATTTGTTGAAACCCGCGAGTTCAGGGCAATGCTACTAACATTGCCACCACCATCAGGGGACTCTTCACTTCGAACCACAGTTCCAAGTGCACCAGGTGCCATGATGACCACGGACCAAGGGAATCTCCTTGATGATCTGAGAGAGAAGTGGCTTGAAGCAGAGGCTTTAGAGCTTGACATGAGAGACGAGAGTGCTTTGATTTTTGATAAGCGCCTTGCAATGCTCGTGGAAATGGCAGAGCGAGAGAAATCCGAATCAGAAGCTGAGGACTACAAAGACACCAGCGCatgattatttattggttttccTTAAAGCGAAGTTTTGAGCCTCGTTTTTGCTTTTACCAATTTTAATATGGAAcctttcaaatctttctttctatACACAAACGATCAAACATGATGTAGATATTGATAATAAAACTTCATTTCTACTACATGCACCACTTGCTTAGTCtctgatttgatttttcatttataagAAATTTCAAACTTGTTTTACAACATCATCATTTCAGACATCTGAAGATCCATCGTCTGTTGACAAATTAGAGATCTCTTCTGTCACAGAGCTCACATCAGTATCATCAGAGACAGTAGACTCAGTGTCTGATTGTTTCTGAAGGCTCCAATTCATGATGCTAGCAGCTAATATCAGCAGCATTTTCTGGTTTACCTGTTTATCAATGTTAACATACAAAATTATGTGCCTGAGAAAGCGCAAACTAAACATAAGATGTGCATAGTGCATATGAAGCTATATTTACCTCTATAATATCTTCAGGCAACAAGAAGATTGAGCATCCAAGCTTCCTTGCAACACTTATGATGTATGTTGCATTCAAATTCTTTTCCTCTTCTGCTTAAAAAATGGCAATTATAAGACAAACCTGCAATGCTGATAACAACAAAGAGAAACATCACATAGTAACATAGTATTGTCATTACCTGTTTCTCCTTTAGAAACAAGACTCCAGTTTACAACTCTTGGCTCTACAGCACTCAAAAGCTCCAAAAAGAAGATTCCATTTGAAAGATTCTTGTCCTAATAGCGTAACCATCGAATACTGTTAGGTTTAATGAAGAGATATTAGGGTTATGTCTCCATGGTTTTGACTCTTTATCTTTACCTTGAAGCTCACGGCTTGTGAGGTTCGACCCGTTTTCTTGACTTTCCGATTTGCCCAGTTTAGAATATCTGCCTCTGTTATATCTTCACCTTGCCAGTGAGATCTCAAGTTGTTGAGGATTTGTAGCATAGTGTGTCTCATCAGTTGCCACAAAAAAGCTGACAGAACAGACCAAGATTGTCACTGAAGTTATATTGAAACTACAACATTAAACACACCTTTTAATTCTGCAATTAAGAGAGCTCACCGAGAAGGAGCTTTTTATTTCCTTGCACAATGTCATGACCATCTACATTGACAAGCGAGAATTTCAACTCTTTCCCAATCTTGATAACTTGGTTGCAGTTCTCAACCTTTTTGAATGGCATTTTGATTGGAGGTTTATTCGCGTGCTTCCAGTTAACCGAGCCTGGTGATACTTTGTCAAGAACTTCAAGAAGAATCCACCTGAGAATGTAATGATGAGGAGAGTTTAAGATTCTCAAGTCAGATTAAAACCcattaatgaaacaaaagatgTCAATGCTCTCACCCATTTCTAACATCCTCGAAAACATTATCGACATAAGTCACAGCACCAAGACTGTTAATCCAGAGGCGAAAGCATCTTTCTTCTCGACAagtttcttcgtcgtcgtctgtGACAATCTTCTCAGGAACGGATACAGGCATCTTTGGACTCTCATCAGACAATCCATTCCTGCAAACAGAGATTTTTTCAAGTTAGTCCATGAAAAAGAATAATAACCTCACTCATTACTAGCATTCCTCATAGTGACCTTTGGTGAAACAGTTGTGCAACAAATGCAAGATTAAGATTTGCAGAGCCTTCAACTATATCATTAGGAGAAAGGAATCTTTTACAGTCCAGCTTCTCTGCTTGCTCAAGGACCTTCTTTGCTCTTTCTGAAGGGTCTTTCATCTCTAATGTCACATGTGTACTGTGTTCTGGGGCTAGAGCATTTAGCAGGTATGTATATGCCTCTCCATCCTGCCAAACACCAAAGGAAATCACAAATTGAATAcatgaaacagagcaaaaacaaaaaaaaaaaaaaaaaaaaaaaaaaaaaaaaaaaaaaaaaaaaaaaaaNAGTTAGTGTTACCTTTACATCAGAAGAGAAATTGGTAACTTGTTTCTCATAACCAGCTTTCTTAAGATGAAAATTCATCCATTTTAGTAAAAGCTTCTCCGGTGCTAGTCCCATAAGCTCCTCCACATCCTGAAAAAACATTCACAAAGAAGATATAAAGTTTAGCTTCAGCCACAAACGGTTTTACAAAATGTTCAaaatgtatacttttaatttaccTGGTTTGCTTCCACTAACTCGACAAGTTGTGGCGTTTTCTTAAGATTGAGATCAGCCAACAATTGTATCTAAAtcgaaaacacacaaacattagTAACCATATCTCATCATCTTGCTTAAATTAATGTAAAGTAATTACCTTTATAATCTGAAAGATCAACCCAAGTACAAGATGGGGCTACAAAACAGAGCagcaaagaaaaaattagaaaacaggacatgaaactgaaaagaaacagaacatgaaactgaaaagaaagtattttgaaaatacttaCTGTCCCTTCAGCAATATCCTGAGTTCCAATGTTGACGACGGTGCAGCCTATCGCCTTTGCAGAGTTGAGACAGAGTGAAAGGTTTTCAGTTCTCTCCCATGGGTTCAGCTCTTTCTTCATGTTCATCGCTCTTTCATCTATTGTCCCAGGCACAGCTACGTTTATAAGCTTACtgtacaaaaccaaaagaacaaggACTTGAATCATCACAAACCTTTAAACAAATTCCATGTTATAAAAGTAGTTTGTAATGTATTAATACCACAACAGAACACCATCTTTAACAAGATCAAACAAAGCATTTGTTGTAGGATTGATTGGAAGATAGCTCTTCAAGAGAGGATCATCTCTAAGGTAGTTATTGATATGTGACACATATGAAGCTTTCTCGGACTCATTTATCGCGTGGTGGAACGTTGTAGTTCCTGTCTTGAGAAACGATGAAGCGCCCTTTGATCCTCGGGATTGCACACTTAAAAAGGCCTGTCACAAATTGTATAGTAAACAGAGTTTACAATATTGTTATATAGGATCCACATATCTAGAGACTAGAGATCATCATTATCAAACTCACCCGGAGAAAGGTCTCGAACTCGACTTCCTCAGAGCGATTGGGATAAGACTCATCCAATATAGTTTTGATCTTATTTTCATCAAACGTGCGTTTGAAATCTTTTAGTTTTGCAAACACTGGTGGTAAATGTTTCACTGTGACACGACCAAATCGAGTTTTTGTCGAATTAAACTACGAAAAAAAGAAGGGGAAAGATCAATATGTTGGAATACTACAAAGTGTGAAGTGGTAAATAAAAAAGGATATAGAAGACCTTGGATTTAAGAGTACGTAATTCCACTTGTGTGAATTGGCTCTGTAGCCATGGATCAGAGACAAGGACACCAACGTAACTAGACATCTcttgaatctgatgatgattcTTGTTCAACTCTAATTTGGAGAAAGATCGtgtgtttattttatagttcttCCTAGTTGGATTGAAATCAAACAGAGGCGGGAGAGAGTGAGTGGATgcttttttgttgattagtaATTTTACTTTGGTTTGATCTAAAGTGGTGGTAACTTAATTGTGGAGACTTTTTACACCATGACCTttcaaaatagaaagaagacAAATACATTAGTGATTCCAGAAGCTTTTTATAGAAGAGTATTTCTTTAAGATTTATAACTATCTAaagatttaacatttttatctaAATAATGGATATTCTATTAATTTCTGTAGATTTTAGTAGAATttgacaaatattaaaaaggtatTTTCAAAAAGTACTTTTTGctatgatttttctttcctCAACATTACAGCAAAAATCCAACATGCATTGCCACAAACTTGTGTTTCAAACCATTCCTAATTACGAACCTTTCTAAATCACacaaaaactcttttataatcttaaatttataatttcttttgatAGATTTTCATAATCAACCATAAAAATggtaatttataaatttcttaatctCTACTCTCAAACATTATGATGAAAATAtggtttttaaaactttttgataCATTGCATTTTATATTACAAATGTGTTGGTTGTATGATATGATTTATGAAGTATATACATAGACTATCAATCACCACATGACACATGCGCCTCAAATCAAATGTGCAAGAGCATCATCTTTAGACTACCCATTTACAACactcactttttttcttttaactctccacatcatcttttttctcttcCACATCATTATTCAACACCTACATAACTTTTCTTCTCTAAAATAGTTTTGTTCAATAATATTACAAAACCCTACcaccatttttatttcatatttttcattttatttatgtttatgttttttgtgattacatattattaatcacccttaatatcaaactaaaattaaaaccctGAGTGGTAGCGGCTGTTACTTTTGGCTGTAGAGACTTTGACTTTTAAATCTTAGCTGCAGAGAATTTGGTTGTAGATGTTTTaactgtaaaaaaattaactcttaaaatctgattgtttcccaacaacttttaaaactgtaactgttatttattattattattattattattattattattattattattattattattattattattattattatatattaatcataagtataaTTATGttagaaattaattcatatatcaatttaatgacaaaaataattttttttttgccaatgacaaaaataaattttaacaagGAAAATTTAAAGCTCAAGCTGTTACTTTTATCAttgaaatatgtatattaacaaagaaaatatatatatatatttgaattactaAGAGGTTCCGGGTCTAGGCCCGTACATCCTCTCAGACCAGGGACCAGAGcattttatattgtttcctCCCAAGCGTCGTCCCTcgaaccaaaaatatatatatatattaatatatagaaaaagattaatatatgaaaaGTATGCAAGTCTTTAGTGAAAATCCCATAGAAtaggttttattttgttttgaaatttaaaacaattattatagtgattatgaacaattttttcataaactctttataaaaataataactattgaaatggatcttaaaaaaaaagagagagaataattaatttataaaaataaaatatatatgtaaaattgtgGAGAACTTTTAAATAGAATGAGGAGAgaacaaaataaagtttttgttgaatttaattttaaagtctGGTTTTGAGGCtttaaaaaatctgataaatcaacgaaggaaaaaaaaatggctttgaaaactttaaaataaataaaagtcaaaaaagtGTGATTGGTAAATAAATGACTGTAAagactttaatattttttaaagtctttaaagtcACCTACCAATCAGGGCTTAAGtaagtaaatattaaatgatttacattaaataatttacaaaataatttttgttttaataattttttttgttatttcatatatatttttttatttttttacaaatagtaaaaacgagaaatataaataatcattaCTAAAACACATACAGtgaacataaatataaaatgcaATACAATAAACACACAACAAGTAAGGAAACACTCATAACTTATTAGTACAATAATCTCAATTCACAAGCTTGAATATTCACCATGGAACATTCTGAATTGTGCCCAGATGTGTTTGACTAGATCTGCTTGCAATTCATGATGTACATTTGAATCACGCAACTCGGATCTAGCACGCACATGATTTGCAAAT comes from Camelina sativa cultivar DH55 chromosome 19, Cs, whole genome shotgun sequence and encodes:
- the LOC104766511 gene encoding BTB/POZ domain-containing protein At2g04740; amino-acid sequence: MSSSWTLESDLEDLDLDLQDYKPSVPLKKVPNGDVFEASRAGDVDRLRYLLETGVNVNARDRWDSVALYYACLAGHIDAARLLLENGAICSEHTFDGDRCHYASLNLRIRKLLKAFEARPPPLGPLQASLRETFLGCCHNRDYLKQASNADLDVSVSGDSPSEFGSSNYFPPDVMFFVQGRPIEAHRVILSARSPYFKQKFENEWKDRREVRFSKEKLSYPALCSLIHFFYSDRLEISVDDMEDLVRICKVCKCESLQKIIEKELNHQRYAEYKTHRDLDNSMKRFILQGISLPVEDRLPASLHRILRVSLAKSFAGDAIDSSVGDTRVGDSVDSLADVCVKVDKRTFYCHQVILASRSEYFRARLSRVNDFHEGTNGLPGDNTLPFLEEHDLSAEAFEKMIEYMYTDGLKEISPNQAEEIFDVASRYLLFPLKRAVADALLPHLETATPAELCQWLVLSDMYGVLKIREYCLDLVACNFEAFVETREFRAMLLTLPPPSGDSSLRTTVPSAPGAMMTTDQGNLLDDLREKWLEAEALELDMRDESALIFDKRLAMLVEMAEREKSESEAEDYKDTSA
- the LOC104766510 gene encoding fimbrin-4, with amino-acid sequence MSSYVGVLVSDPWLQSQFTQVELRTLKSKFNSTKTRFGRVTVKHLPPVFAKLKDFKRTFDENKIKTILDESYPNRSEEVEFETFLRAFLSVQSRGSKGASSFLKTGTTTFHHAINESEKASYVSHINNYLRDDPLLKSYLPINPTTNALFDLVKDGVLLCKLINVAVPGTIDERAMNMKKELNPWERTENLSLCLNSAKAIGCTVVNIGTQDIAEGTPHLVLGLIFQIIKIQLLADLNLKKTPQLVELVEANQDVEELMGLAPEKLLLKWMNFHLKKAGYEKQVTNFSSDVKDGEAYTYLLNALAPEHSTHVTLEMKDPSERAKKVLEQAEKLDCKRFLSPNDIVEGSANLNLAFVAQLFHQRNGLSDESPKMPVSVPEKIVTDDDEETCREERCFRLWINSLGAVTYVDNVFEDVRNGWILLEVLDKVSPGSVNWKHANKPPIKMPFKKVENCNQVIKIGKELKFSLVNVDGHDIVQGNKKLLLAFLWQLMRHTMLQILNNLRSHWQGEDITEADILNWANRKVKKTGRTSQAVSFKDKNLSNGIFFLELLSAVEPRVVNWSLVSKGETEEEKNLNATYIISVARKLGCSIFLLPEDIIEVNQKMLLILAASIMNWSLQKQSDTESTVSDDTDVSSVTEEISNLSTDDGSSDV